A region of Deltaproteobacteria bacterium DNA encodes the following proteins:
- a CDS encoding NADH-quinone oxidoreductase subunit C, producing the protein MALLVIEKLQQHFANDVFDHNSPCGNETVIINRSSLPEVAVFLRDDKELAFDMPIDCTAIDWLGKREPRFDVLWRLYSTKHHHRLCIKVQVSAEDTNVPSLSNIWRGMNWHERECFDMYGIHFVGHPNLQRILMYDEFIGNPLRKDYPIDRQQPLVPLREVQEVPTERNIPREEINQP; encoded by the coding sequence ATGGCACTACTAGTTATAGAAAAACTACAGCAACATTTTGCAAATGATGTCTTCGACCATAATTCCCCATGCGGAAACGAGACTGTTATTATCAATCGCAGTAGCCTGCCCGAAGTGGCGGTATTTTTAAGAGATGATAAAGAACTTGCCTTTGATATGCCAATAGATTGTACTGCTATTGATTGGTTAGGCAAACGCGAACCACGCTTTGATGTACTTTGGCGTTTATATTCAACTAAGCATCACCATCGTTTATGCATTAAAGTTCAAGTATCTGCTGAAGATACCAATGTGCCCTCACTAAGTAATATTTGGCGTGGAATGAATTGGCATGAGCGAGAATGTTTTGACATGTACGGAATTCATTTTGTCGGACACCCAAATTTGCAACGTATATTAATGTATGATGAATTTATTGGTAATCCATTGCGCAAGGACTATCCTATTGACAGACAGCAACCTTTGGTACCCTTACGTGAAGTTCAAGAAGTACCGACTGAACGTAATATACCTCGTGAAGAAATTAACCAACCCTAA
- a CDS encoding NADH-quinone oxidoreductase subunit D: MTDIAPEFNTHPMELNIGPSHPAMHGTIRIKVELDGETIIKSNTEVGFLHRAFEKECESVRWAQCLPYTDRLNYVSPLINNFGFTAAVEKLLNIEIPIRAQYIRVIASELSRISDHLTCLAAMSMELGGFTAYLYFIEGREYIYDLIEELTGARVTVNYARIGGVALDLPVDFDKHIQVAFKKVFKLIDDSDKLLTHNRIFIDRTAGVGQISSADAIAFGITGPFLRATGFAHDLRKVHPYYVYNNFEFDIPIGSQGDVYDRFLVRLEELRQSRKIINQALTQIPNGDYILNEHYCVLPTKDRVYTTIEGLMHHFKVIIDGAQVPAGEVYSYSEGANGELGFYLVSDGSGYPYKCRLRSPCFVIMAALDEVLLKNANLADVVPIFGSINMIGGECDR; encoded by the coding sequence ATGACTGATATCGCACCAGAATTTAATACCCACCCGATGGAACTTAATATTGGCCCATCGCATCCGGCGATGCATGGCACCATACGTATTAAAGTTGAGCTTGATGGTGAGACCATTATTAAAAGCAATACCGAAGTTGGTTTTCTTCATCGCGCCTTTGAAAAAGAATGTGAAAGTGTACGCTGGGCTCAATGCTTACCTTATACTGATCGTCTTAATTATGTTTCTCCACTGATAAACAATTTTGGCTTTACTGCGGCGGTAGAAAAATTACTCAACATAGAAATACCTATACGCGCGCAATATATTCGTGTGATTGCTAGCGAATTATCTCGTATTAGTGACCATCTGACTTGCTTAGCCGCAATGAGCATGGAACTCGGTGGCTTTACAGCTTATCTTTATTTTATTGAAGGTCGTGAATATATTTATGACCTTATCGAAGAACTAACTGGCGCTCGGGTGACCGTTAACTATGCTCGGATTGGTGGAGTAGCATTAGATTTACCTGTCGATTTTGATAAACATATTCAAGTAGCATTTAAAAAAGTATTTAAACTGATAGATGATAGCGACAAACTATTAACTCATAATCGTATTTTCATCGATCGTACTGCGGGCGTAGGACAAATCTCATCAGCTGATGCTATTGCTTTTGGTATCACTGGACCTTTTTTACGCGCTACCGGTTTTGCCCACGATTTGCGCAAAGTACATCCTTATTATGTATATAATAATTTTGAGTTTGATATCCCTATAGGTAGCCAAGGCGATGTTTATGACCGCTTTTTAGTTAGGCTTGAAGAGTTACGACAAAGTCGCAAAATAATAAATCAGGCTTTAACCCAAATCCCTAATGGCGATTATATTCTTAACGAGCATTATTGTGTCTTACCAACCAAAGATCGCGTCTACACTACCATTGAAGGCTTGATGCACCACTTCAAAGTAATCATTGATGGTGCACAAGTACCAGCTGGTGAAGTTTATAGTTATAGTGAAGGGGCTAATGGTGAATTAGGTTTCTATCTCGTTTCTGATGGAAGCGGTTATCCTTATAAGTGCCGTTTACGTTCACCGTGCTTTGTTATCATGGCTGCTCTTGATGAAGTTCTATTAAAAAATGCCAACCTTGCTGATGTTGTACCTATTTTTGGTTCAATAAATATGATTGGTGGCGAATGTGATCGCTAA
- a CDS encoding NADH-quinone oxidoreductase subunit H translates to MAFLIITTLIKLIIIEFLFLLPLAAILTWMERRQSAYIQDRVGPTRAGITIFNHRFTLWGLIHIVADAIKMFFKEPFIPAKADKIFFKLAPLIPFAISLIIMALVPFGPDIKCIDIPIIGTWLLTNFPEYSNITLQIARVDTGLLLVFAISSLSIYGIILAGWASNNRYALLGGLRAVAQAISYEITLGLTIVGIFIIFGTAELSQIVAAQQQPLFTSLPTWGVFVQPLGAVFFFIAAIAESKRLPFDLPEGESEIIGYFVEYSSMAFGMFMLGEYLEIVVLSAVFTTLFFGGWHLPIIINLQINSFLAAILGMIIFGVKVFLLSALQLQIRWTLPRFRYDQLMRLGWKNILPIALANIFITAGLVWIDPTYKLAAYFGMGLTIIFIILVIIGPRRATLTATTSFNNPNQNQV, encoded by the coding sequence ATGGCTTTTTTGATTATTACAACCCTTATTAAATTAATTATTATCGAGTTTTTATTTTTATTACCATTGGCAGCAATTCTTACTTGGATGGAACGCCGTCAAAGCGCCTACATTCAAGATCGTGTCGGCCCAACCCGTGCAGGTATAACTATATTTAATCACCGCTTTACTTTGTGGGGACTAATTCACATAGTGGCTGATGCAATAAAAATGTTTTTTAAAGAGCCCTTTATCCCTGCAAAGGCTGATAAAATATTTTTCAAACTAGCACCATTAATTCCTTTTGCAATCAGTCTAATAATCATGGCTTTGGTACCTTTTGGTCCAGATATTAAATGTATCGATATCCCTATAATAGGTACATGGCTTTTGACAAATTTTCCTGAATATAGCAATATCACCTTACAAATCGCGCGTGTTGATACCGGCTTGCTGCTGGTTTTTGCTATCAGCTCACTTAGTATTTATGGGATAATTTTAGCTGGTTGGGCTTCAAATAATCGTTATGCGTTACTTGGTGGTCTGCGTGCTGTTGCTCAAGCAATATCTTACGAAATTACTTTGGGTCTAACCATTGTTGGAATATTTATCATCTTTGGCACTGCAGAACTTTCGCAAATAGTAGCCGCGCAACAACAACCCTTATTCACTAGCTTACCTACTTGGGGTGTTTTTGTACAACCATTAGGCGCGGTATTCTTTTTTATTGCCGCCATAGCCGAAAGCAAACGTCTGCCATTTGATTTGCCAGAAGGTGAAAGCGAGATTATCGGTTATTTTGTTGAATACTCCTCAATGGCTTTTGGCATGTTTATGCTTGGTGAGTATCTTGAAATCGTAGTACTCTCTGCGGTTTTTACTACTTTATTTTTTGGTGGTTGGCATTTGCCAATTATCATTAACCTTCAAATAAATAGTTTCTTGGCTGCTATCCTAGGAATGATAATATTTGGTGTTAAAGTATTTTTATTATCTGCTTTGCAATTGCAAATTCGCTGGACTCTACCACGCTTTCGTTATGATCAGTTAATGCGTTTGGGTTGGAAAAATATACTTCCTATTGCCTTAGCTAATATTTTTATTACCGCTGGTTTAGTATGGATTGATCCTACTTATAAATTGGCAGCCTATTTTGGCATGGGTCTAACTATTATTTTTATTATATTGGTAATCATCGGGCCACGTCGTGCTACCTTAACAGCGACAACTTCTTTTAATAACCCTAATCAAAATCAGGTATAA
- a CDS encoding (2Fe-2S)-binding protein → MPYLTIDGERIEFEKGETIIRAAERNNIEIPYYCWHPRLSVAANCRMCLVEVESCPKLVPACQTECQDGMIVNTKSQKVKATQQAVHEFILINHPIDCPICDQAGECKLQDYYMQWDKTQSRMQDAKVNKPRHNRLGPYIIYNAERCIMCTLCVRFMEEIAGMRQLGIFNRGDHSEIDIFSGQPLDHPYSLNTVDICPVGALTSTVFRFKQRVWNLKRSASICNHCARGCNIYIDQRAGNIYRFIPRENEAVNQSWLCDEGRLAYSQTNQRLAHALIKSSSTPEPTVSDCNKAKQRAVDILAKPNAVPPHLGAMLSLHATCEEAYVFIRLLRDVFGVTKIALLEYNLGTQDSFLRLADKNPNRAGIMIIIKELGVTIFDNNELLNAITNNSIKTLIVLGHEGDNAEVVAKTAAKANTNIIHLTSARGPLSEVASVTLPILAWPSLDGVWVNADLRAQCLTPAFTGEGDSQPSYNWLINIATCLGANFNLNSIETIRDQITQQITAFAKINLANIPSVGVELA, encoded by the coding sequence ATGCCTTACTTAACTATAGATGGCGAGCGAATTGAATTTGAGAAAGGCGAAACTATTATTCGTGCAGCCGAACGTAATAATATCGAGATACCTTACTATTGTTGGCACCCTCGCCTCTCAGTAGCAGCCAACTGTCGTATGTGTTTGGTTGAAGTTGAAAGTTGCCCCAAATTAGTGCCAGCCTGCCAGACAGAATGCCAAGATGGCATGATAGTTAATACTAAGAGTCAGAAAGTTAAAGCCACACAACAAGCAGTACATGAATTTATTTTAATTAATCACCCCATTGATTGCCCTATTTGTGACCAAGCTGGCGAATGTAAACTGCAAGATTACTATATGCAATGGGATAAAACCCAAAGCCGTATGCAAGATGCGAAAGTTAACAAGCCTCGCCATAATCGCCTCGGTCCTTATATTATTTATAATGCTGAGCGTTGCATTATGTGTACTCTCTGCGTACGCTTTATGGAAGAAATAGCAGGAATGCGACAACTAGGCATTTTCAACCGTGGTGACCATTCAGAAATAGATATTTTTTCAGGACAACCATTAGACCATCCATACTCATTAAATACTGTTGATATTTGTCCGGTAGGCGCCCTAACCTCCACAGTATTTCGCTTTAAGCAACGCGTTTGGAACCTAAAACGCTCTGCTAGTATCTGCAATCATTGTGCCCGTGGTTGTAACATTTATATTGATCAACGCGCCGGCAATATTTATCGTTTTATACCTCGCGAAAATGAAGCGGTTAATCAATCATGGCTTTGTGACGAAGGACGACTTGCTTATTCACAAACAAACCAACGACTCGCTCACGCCCTTATTAAATCTTCATCTACTCCCGAACCTACTGTGAGTGATTGTAATAAAGCTAAACAACGTGCAGTCGATATTTTAGCAAAACCAAATGCCGTTCCCCCGCACTTAGGCGCCATGTTGTCATTACATGCTACTTGCGAAGAGGCTTATGTATTTATCCGTTTACTGAGAGATGTTTTTGGCGTCACTAAAATAGCCTTACTTGAATATAACTTGGGCACTCAGGATTCTTTTTTACGCCTTGCCGATAAAAACCCAAACCGCGCTGGGATTATGATTATAATTAAAGAGCTTGGTGTAACTATATTTGACAATAATGAATTATTAAACGCCATAACTAACAACAGCATAAAAACTTTAATAGTTTTAGGTCATGAAGGTGATAATGCCGAAGTAGTTGCAAAAACTGCGGCAAAAGCAAATACGAATATTATACATCTGACTTCTGCCCGTGGACCTCTTTCTGAAGTAGCCTCAGTAACGTTACCGATTTTAGCATGGCCTTCACTTGATGGTGTGTGGGTTAATGCTGATCTACGTGCTCAATGCTTGACTCCTGCTTTTACAGGTGAAGGTGACAGTCAACCAAGTTATAACTGGTTGATAAATATCGCTACCTGTCTGGGCGCTAATTTTAATCTAAATTCAATAGAAACTATTCGCGACCAAATCACCCAACAAATTACCGCATTTGCTAAGATTAACCTAGCAAACATTCCATCTGTTGGCGTTGAACTGGCTTGA
- the nuoB gene encoding NADH-quinone oxidoreductase subunit NuoB — MSENKLLHNQVLVARLDDTIKWLRGNIESHAQKVVNWGREYSLFAYPFVTACCGMEFMSVWSPRYDIGRFGAEFPRFSPRQADLLWIVGTISHKQAPILLRVYEQMLEPKWVIAFGVCASTGGFYDNYSTVQGADKVIPVDIYIPGCPPRPEQVLDGLIMLQHKIQKEKGRVML; from the coding sequence ATGTCAGAGAATAAATTACTACATAATCAAGTGTTAGTTGCCCGCCTTGACGACACTATTAAATGGTTGCGAGGTAATATCGAAAGCCATGCCCAAAAAGTAGTTAATTGGGGACGAGAATACTCACTATTTGCCTATCCGTTTGTTACTGCCTGCTGCGGCATGGAGTTTATGTCCGTTTGGAGTCCTCGTTATGATATTGGACGCTTTGGTGCAGAATTCCCACGCTTTTCACCGCGACAAGCGGATCTTTTATGGATTGTCGGTACCATCTCGCACAAGCAAGCGCCAATTTTGCTTCGCGTTTATGAACAAATGCTAGAACCCAAATGGGTAATTGCTTTTGGAGTCTGTGCATCTACCGGCGGTTTTTACGATAATTATAGTACCGTACAAGGTGCTGATAAGGTTATTCCTGTTGATATTTATATACCAGGATGCCCGCCAAGACCTGAACAGGTTTTAGACGGTCTCATTATGCTGCAACACAAAATTCAAAAAGAAAAAGGTAGAGTCATGCTCTAA
- a CDS encoding NADH-quinone oxidoreductase subunit I produces MIIKVRERTKMSAYERLYLPEVFRGLGVTLKHLFHNLFGNHKTRPLQTVRYPEQKLNYPERFRGQHRLLRRDNGSTRCVACYLCATACPAYCIHIVAGEAKDPKIEKYPTSFTIDMLRCIYCGLCVEACPEDAIRMDTGIHTKPFLARSDAVMGHLELLAFPGQKDTSLPYGAQEYRVLKNTEKI; encoded by the coding sequence ATGATCATAAAAGTTCGTGAACGCACTAAGATGTCAGCATACGAGCGCCTCTATCTACCTGAAGTTTTTCGCGGTTTAGGTGTAACTTTAAAACATCTTTTTCATAACTTATTTGGCAACCATAAAACTCGCCCACTGCAAACTGTTCGCTATCCAGAGCAGAAGCTTAACTACCCAGAGCGTTTTCGTGGCCAGCACCGTCTTTTACGGCGTGATAACGGCTCCACTCGTTGTGTGGCTTGCTATTTATGCGCCACAGCTTGCCCAGCCTATTGCATTCATATTGTTGCTGGTGAAGCAAAAGATCCTAAAATCGAAAAATATCCTACCTCTTTCACTATTGATATGTTGCGTTGTATCTATTGCGGTCTCTGTGTAGAAGCATGCCCTGAAGATGCCATCCGCATGGATACCGGCATTCATACAAAGCCGTTTTTAGCTCGTTCTGATGCAGTTATGGGTCATTTGGAGTTGCTCGCATTCCCTGGGCAAAAAGATACTTCTTTGCCCTATGGTGCCCAAGAATATCGTGTTTTGAAAAATACCGAGAAAATTTGA